The following is a genomic window from Armatimonadota bacterium.
CTATTCGACATGCGCTCCACCAGATCCGCGGCGTCCTTGGGGTTAGTGGTACCCACGTTGGCCAGCCACTTCAACCCCATTTTGCGCACGTCCGGGCGGTGCTCTTCGGGGATATTGCCGCCGTTGAGCGTGGTCACGGCCTTGAAGATGTGCTTCACGTGGAAGTCCCAGTCATACTTTCCGTTCTGCGGAATCTGACTGTTGGCGCAGGCAGGATAGTTGAATATCTCGGCGATAGATCGGACCACGATCCTCCCACCAGAAGCCGCTCCGCTGACCGTGAGATCGTGCGTCCCCCGGGGCAATTCGCGGAAGGCTTCCTGCCGGTCGGTGGTCGCAGTGATAACGGTGTCTCCAGCGCCAAGGACGACGCTCAGCCCTGGGTCATCGGCTTCAGTCTCGGCCTTGATGAATACCCAGCCGTCTCGGACGGTGCTGAACCGGAACCGCTGCTCGTCTGCGGTGGCCTGCAACGGCCGCGCCAGGACTTCGGTCACCAGGTTGTTCAGCCTGCGGTGGCCTGAGACATCCACATCGGGGACTTCCACCAATGTGATGACGTGAGAGGTGTCGAAGACCTTGTCCCCCGTAGCGCGGTCTACCACAGCCACGTCTAGCCGGTGGTCTCCAGCGGCCAGCCCCGACAGGTCGACGCTGTTGCGGTTCTGCTCAAGCGGATAGGTCCGAACCGTCTCGCCATCGATGGTGTAGATGCAGTCGTAGTCTGCAGGAGCACGATCCAGCAGGCCGAAGAAGTGGAAGGTCATTTTGGGATCGGCCAGAGGGATCTTGTTGAGCAGGGGTTCCCAGGCCACAAGCCGCGGCTGGTTCTGTTCGAGCAGCATCGGTGACGCCGAGCTGCCGGCAAGCGCCGCCTCGCTGATGGCCTCCAGCTTCACCTGGGCGAACCGTATCTCGCCAACATAATCGATGGCGAAGATCGCCACCCCGTACACGCCACCCTTGCTTTCTTGAAGCACGAATGTCTGCTCCAGGTACTGCCAGCCGTCGGTGTTCTCGGGGAACGACCGGATGCCATGCTCCTTATACCAGCCGTTATCGTGGACGATGATGCCGCAGTGACGGCTCTTGAAGCCCGTGGTCTTCACATACGCGCTCATCTTGTACGTCTCGCCTGCGATGAGCTGCTGGTCATGCTGGCGGCAGGTGGAGCTGATCCCTTTGAGGCCGTCCGGGTTGGTGAACACCAGGGCTCCAGTATTGCCGGGCCCGCCGGTGGGGTCGTAAGCAGTGTTGCTTCCGCCCTTTTCCCAGAACATGGGGAAGCTGAGTTGTTCGGCCTCGAAGGCGCCGTTGATCAGCAGATTCTCGCCGGGTTTGACCGCCGCGAAGCCAATGCTCACGGATAGAATAAGTGTCGACAGGAGAGATGTCTTCAGCATGTGGTTCTCCTTCTGTGCGGAGTCGGGCCAGTATGGATCGCCAGGCGGTATTTCCGCTTCGCAGCGACGCTCCCCTTCGAACCTGCAAACAAACGCCCTCAGTTTGATCCGACCCAGATGTAGTCAATCCGGCACGTGCCGGTGAGTTCGGCGCCGTCCGAGAAGTCCAGCCGAAGCTGCTTGAGCTTGCCCGTCCAACCCGCAACATCGCTCATGTCCACCGTGTACACGCGAGGGGCCGTGTCATTGGGGACGACCGCGAAGGTCTTGCTGTTGGCATCCTGCCATACGGGGGCTCTATTGGTGGTGAACCGGAACCGCATGCGGGTCGCCGGAGTGTGATTCTGGAAGCGGATAGTGATGTGGGCGTTGCCCGTCAGGTCGACAGCGAGATCGTCTGCGGACATCAGGTGCGCATCGGTGCTGTTCTCCATGGCAACGAGATAGTAGCCCCCGGCGACATACTTCACCGGATGGGACGTCGTGGACCAGTTCGGGTGCGCCCACTCCCGGAACTGGGTGCCGAGGTTGGCCTCGCTCCAGCCTTCCTTGTCCAGCGGCGCATTGAACTCCCAGGCCTTCGCCACCGCCTTTCCAGGCTGCAGGACGTGGACCGTCACCATATCACTCAGCCACAATTCCCCGTCATCCGCCACGAGGCGCAGCAGGTAGTCTCCCGGTGAGGAGAACGCGGCATCAGTCTCTGCTGCCGTCGGGTCCTGGAATGTCACCGTGCCGGCCGCTTCCAGAACTTCCCAGCGCACCCGCAGCGGGTCGGGTCCGGAGCGCCGGTCATCCCGAACGCTGCCCCTCAGGTGAACGCTGGTCGCGTCAGTAGAGATATCCGGCCCCGCATCCACCTCGGGCGCGGCATTATGCGGCATTGCCCGGTCGGCTTCCGCGATGGTGTCGTAGCGGGTATTGTCTCGCAGTTCCCAGCGCGTGGTCTTGGGCGCTTCGTTGATGAAGAACTCCACCCCCGGCAGCAGCACATAGCCATTGTCGCGAACCACGCCAGTACTGCAGCAGATGTCGGGGTCCGGGCTCCTCCCCCAGATGAAGATCTCGGCCGGCCCCAGCTTGAGGGCCGTGTTGTTGGTGAAGAACCGCGAGTTCGCGATCTCAACATTGCGTGTCTGGGGCGAACGCAACCCCAGCATCTCAATGGCCGCCCCGGCATTGTTCTGGAAAGTGCAGTGATCGATGAGACAGCCGTCGCCGGAGTTCTCAAAGTCGATTCCGCCCTCGTCATGCGACCCGGAATCGGGCTGATTGCGCCAAGTGCAGTTGCGGATGATCAGGCCCCGCGGATCGCCCAGCATGATGCCCATGGTGCCCGCCGACGCATGGTAGCCTGCGGCGTCGAACACGCTGTTCTGAAGGTAGGTGCGCCGGATTCGGACCAGGAAGGGGTGCGGCGATGTGTTGAGCACGTAGTTGTCGTGGCAGTAAAGCCGGTCGAGGACGATATCGTCACCCACGACGAAGAAGCCGCTTGAGGTCTGGAACATTTCGCAGTCGCGCATCACGATACCCTGGGCGGGCGCGCCTGAGAGCCCAAACCCGGCCGAGGTTGAGAGCGCGTCGCCCCGCGCGCCGGAACGGTCCAGCCATTCGGGGATGCCGTGGGCATTGGGCCGGTAGAGCCCCTCAATGTGGTGGGCGATGCAGTCCTCAATGAGCAGCCCGCTATGCCCGGGCTCGGTGTAATGCGCAATCATGCCCTTCCCGGCATAGCAGACAACCAGGCTGCTCACCCGGAGCCAATCGGGGTCTTTGAGAAGCACGCACCGGTCGCCGATGTCCCAGTTGCGGCGGATAATGGGTCGTGGACCCTCCCCGTAAGCGCCAATGACAGCCCAGTTGTCCGGCGCCCCATCCGCGGAGACAGAGAGCTCTTCGGTGAAGATGCTGCCCCGCTTGAGGAGCACTCTGTCGCCGGGGCCAAGAGTGATGCCATTGATCTTCGAAAAGTCCTTCCACGGTTGCGCTTCGGCAAGCCCCGTGTTCGCGTTATCGCCGTCCACACTGTCTATATACCAGGTCCTACCGCCATGGCTGGGAGGGTCCATTCGCGCCTTCCGCATTGCCTCATCGTCGTCCGGAGGCAGGAAGACGAGCGGACGCCTGACGATGACTGACGATGCGCCTTCCGCCGTGAGCCGGATCACCGCTTCATCATTGGTCTCCTGGTCAGCCACGATCTGCCACTGAACTGTCTCCGTTGCGCCGGGCGCCAGAGTGCCAAGTTCGTGGGTGATGTCATCAAGGCATCGGACTGTATCGGGCACCTCCAGCCGGATCGACACGCCGGGCACTGCCTGGCTGAGATTCTGCACCACCGCCGTCAATATCTCAGGGGTCCCAGCCCGCAGGATCGCCCGTTCCTGGGTCACGTGGACCACCCGAACAGTCGGCTGCCTGGGGTTATCAATGCGGACCTCATCCACAAGCATCCCCGGGCCGCCTATGGTCAGTGGGCTGCTGGTTGGCCGGCAGAGCCCTCTTCGCGAAATATAGGTCTGCGTGCCGTTGACATCCATTGATAGCGTCATCCCGTCCCAGTGTACGATGATCCGGTACCATTCCCGCGCCCGGATCGGCACTTGCGTGCGGACCCTCGGCTCCCAGCCGCCCAGATTCACGAAGAACGCCAGGTCGCTCCCCTCATTCGGCGGGTCCACGCGCAGCATGAACTCCCCCTCTTTGCCGACGATGGTCGGCATTCCTCTGGGAACTTCCTCAAAGTAGACGCGGCAGTCGAGATGGAACCCCGGCGCTATCTGCAGGGCGGGGCTGTCCGGCACGCGCAGCGGTTCGGCAAGTGACCCCAGCGCTTGCCCAACCTGGCCGGGGACAAAAGTCGCGCCTGCTGCCGTGCCGTGGTGACCATGGCCGGACACATCCTCCAGATCTCCATCGAAGGGCCAGAAAGCCTCGGCGGTGGAAGCTCCGGCAGGGTTCTCGATCCGCACATCCTCGATGGCGCCCGCAAATTGGCCAAATTGAAGCCTTCCGTGGGTGGTGCGCGGGTTCCCGGTGCGCTCGCGCTGGTAGAGTGTGCCGTTTACCTCCAGCGACAGCCTTTGTCCGTCCCAACCGGCGACCAGGTGGTGCCACTGCCCGACCTGCGGAGCAGTTGCGGCCTGCACCCGCGGCTCCCAGTTGCCGTCGAGATACACGAAAAACGAGAAGCGCCCGCCTTCCCCGGGCGGATCAACCCGAAGCATGTACTCCTGGTCCTTGACCACGAGATACTGGGTGCCGAGGTACTGGCCGTCGGGCCTCACCCAGCACTCGATTCGCAGGCCGGGTGCGAGGCGCAGACTGGGGGCGTCGGGCACGGAGGCACGAACTTCGGTGGCATCAAGGGCCTGTCCATCTCGCCCTTCAACGAACCGCGTTTCCACCGCGTAAGCGTCATTGCCGTGCCCGCTGTGATCCGTTAGGTCGCCGTCAAAGGGCCACGTTGCGACCGCATCGCCACCCGGTTGCGCCATGGAGCCCAGAGGAAGCCACAGCGCCAGTGTCGCAGCGACCACAAGAGCAAGACGGTGCAGGTCAGCACTCAGCCTCCCGCAGGATACGGGGGGGTTCGTAAGAGGTCGCATGGGTCGTCTCCCGTTGTAGACCGCCCGGACCGTGTCCAACAGTCAGGGCTATCAGTGTCGTGAGCTTCGCGCTGCTGCCGTGCAGTCAACGCGGACCTCCATGTCTGGCCGGTAACCTTCTCGCAGCTGTGGGCGCCCTCCTCCGAGGTATGTGCAGATCCGCGCGCGCACACCCCGGAACCCAAGGGTTGGACTCGATCTGGTGGATGATGACCCGTCATCCGATCGCCGCCCCGAAGGTGTCCGCGACTTCCGGTCCTGAGTCTTGCATCACAGCCCGCGAAGCGGACGGTAGCCTGTAGCCACGGGCCAAGCGGAGCGAAGCGAAACGGAACCCGTGGATTCCGGCCCCATCGTGAGACTGAGCCCCCGAATGGGGGCGGCACATCAGTGGACCATCAGGCGGAGTTGTGTCGCCTCTTTCAGGGGCTCTTGGGCTTTTTCCGGCGGTGTTGTCCAGGGGCTGCGTCCCGCTTCGCAGGATGTGAGGCTGCGGCAACGGTCTGGGGCATTGCGGCGCGTAGTCGACGGGGAGATCGCACCCGGCTAGTACAGCCCCACCCAATTCTTGCGCAAACCTTCGGAACCAATCCGCGCTTGACGCCAGGCGCGTCGGCCTGATATACTGGCATCCGTCGGTGGGCCAGTGGCGCAGGGGGAGCGCGTCTCCTTGGCATGGAGAAGGTCGGGGGTTCGAATCCCCCCTGGTCCACCAGATAACTCCAGAATCCAGGCAGCGCGGTCCCCCAGGCCGCGCTGCTTTCCGTTCTGCCGGAGGTTTGAGCGAGCCGTGAAGGTGAATTGGAGCCGGAGAGGAATATTCCTGTGTTTGGCCTGTCTGGCGGCGCTGTCCGGACGCACCGGCGTTGCCGCCGAGGGCGAACTGCGCACGGATGTTGTGGCTGTGGTGTTCTCGGCGGCAGGTGCCGGTCGCTTCAGCATCACCGTTTCGTACCCGACCACGGTCAGCCGCGAGCAGGCCGAGGCGGACTTGGCCACCATGCAGCAGGCGACGGGATGGCGCTTTGCCGCGCCCGAGGTTACCACGGAACAGGGACTCACTCAGGTCTCCGCGATCCTGTTCGATAGCCCGTCCGCCAAGGGCAGCCCGGTCTGGCCGGTTGTCTTGGCCCTCAAGCGTTACAACCGGGTGACCGTGCTCCTGGCAGGCATAGGCGGTACTGGAATCGAGGGCGATATCAACGGGAAGTTCGTGCGCGGAACCTGGAGCGGAGGTGGCGGCGTGTGGTGCTGCGACCTGACCGTAGTCGACCGCAGCTTCCACTCGATGGAGGAACTGCGTCGCGGCGCTGGTCAACAGGTCTCAGGGAACAGTTCTGAGCCGTTGCAAAGGCGCCGCAGTTGGGTTATTCTCGCAGTATTCGCCGTGCTCGTGGGTGCGCTGTGTTATGTGATCATTGCGCGGAGATCCAGGGCCTGAGTGGGGCCAGACCACGTCCCACCTGACGAAGGAGGCGTTCCGATTGGGCGTTTGGACCATGCAGATGTGGGAAGATGTTATGCGCGCCGGAGCGGAGGTGAAGGCGTCCGATATCTTTTGGAAGCCCGGCGGCGCTCCGCGGGCGAAAATCAAGGGCGTCGTTGAACTCGCCCCGGGAGGCCCATGGCCGGACATCGAGCCCGAGGACACAGAGTTCATCGCCAAGTCTCTCATGCTGCGCGAGGGCGACTGGGAACGCTTCCTCGACTTCCCCGAAAAAGACATCGGCAAGACCATCGAGGGCGTCTGCCGCCTGCGTATCAACATCTACCGCGAGCGTGGGAATGTCTGCTCCGTCATGCGGATCATCCCCCTGGAAATCCTCACTTGCGACGAGTTGGACCACCCGCCGGTCCTCAAGGACATCGCCATGCGCCCTCAGGGCATGATCTTGGTCACCGGCCCCACGGGCTGTGGCAAGTCCACCACCCTCGCCGCGATGATCGACCACATCAACCGCAATCGCAAGGCGAACATTATCACGGTTGAGGACCCCATCGAGTACGTTCACAAGGACCGCAACTCCATTGTTAGCCAGCGAGAGGTCGGGATCGACACCCGCGAGTTCCAGGATGCCCTCAAGTACGCAATGCGTCAGGCGCCCGACGTGATCCTTATCGGGGAAATGCGCGACGTCACCACTATGGGCGTGGCGATGCAAGCAGCGGAAACCGGCCACCTCGTGTTCTCAACGGTTCACACCACGAGCGCCGCCGAGACGCTGGAACGTATCGTCAATATGTTCCCACCCCATGACAAACAGCAGATCTGTATGCGCCTGAGCCGCACGCTGCAAGGGGTCATCTCCCAGGCCCTGGTGCCGCGCAAGGAAGGCACGGGTCGGATCGCCGCGATGGAGATCATGGTGGTCACCCCGACCATCCAGAAGTTCATCGAAGAGGGCAAGCCCTCCGAGATGTACGACGCCATCGTTGAGGGCTCCCACTGGGGCATGATGACAAAGAATCAGTCTCTTCTCTACCTGTACCGCGACGGGATCATCTCCGCGGATACGGCGATGTTCTACGCCGGGAACCGCACTGAAATGCGGCAGATGATCAGGCGGCTCGACGGCGAGCGGGCGGATGCCGAAGCTGCAGCACGCAAGAAGGCAGAGGAGGAAGCCCGCCTGCGCAGGGCAAGGCAGCGCGCGGCCGGTCCGGTCCGTCCGGGTCAGCCCGGCGGTGGCACAGAAGATGGCGCGCCGCCGCCACCGCCGCCGTCCAGTGAATAGGCCGTACACAGCGCTTCAATGGCCCCGCAGGGCCTGCTCAGGAGGTCAACCGCATGCTCGATTACACTCTGCGCGACCTGTTCGCAATGATGCCCGAGCTGAATGCTTCGGACCTGCACATTCGGGCGTTCGAGCCACCCATCATGCGGGTTCACGGCGACCTGCAGCGGCTTGATCATCTCGCGGTCATGACACCCGACGACACGCGCGAGCTCATGTACGGTATCATGTCCGACGCCCAGCGGGAGCGGTTCGAGGAATCCTGGGTATTGGACATGGCTTACGAGATGGAGGGGATCGCCCGCTTCCGCGTCAACGTCTTCTATCAGCAGCATGCCGTGGGCGCGGTCATGCGAATGATCCCCATCAAGATCCAGACCATCGATGAACTCGGGCTGCCCCAGGTCCTCAAAGAGTTCGCCATGCTTCCCCGCGGACTGGTCCTGGTCACCGGCCCCACCGGCTCGGGGAAATCTACTACCCTGGCGGCGATGGTGGACCACATCAACCGCAATCGCCGGGCCCACATCGTCACCATCGAAGACCCCATCGAGTTCGTGCACGAAGATAATATGTGTGCGGTGGAGCAGCGCGAGGTCGGGCAAGATACCACGAGCTTCAACGAAGCGCTGCGCCATGTCATGCGCGCAACGCCCGACGTGATTCTCGTTGGTGAGATGCGCGACCTGGAAACTATCCAACTTGCCATCACCGCTGCGGAAACCGGCCACCTTGTGTTCGGAACCCTGCATACCACCGACGCAATGCAGACTGTCGACCGCGCGGTTGACGTCTTTCCGCCCCAGCAGCAGCAGCAAATCCGCACTCAGCTCTCGGTCACGCTCGCCGGTGTCGTCTGTCAGACGCTCCTGCCCCGCAAGGAAGGCGGCGGCCGC
Proteins encoded in this region:
- a CDS encoding right-handed parallel beta-helix repeat-containing protein, whose translation is MRPLTNPPVSCGRLSADLHRLALVVAATLALWLPLGSMAQPGGDAVATWPFDGDLTDHSGHGNDAYAVETRFVEGRDGQALDATEVRASVPDAPSLRLAPGLRIECWVRPDGQYLGTQYLVVKDQEYMLRVDPPGEGGRFSFFVYLDGNWEPRVQAATAPQVGQWHHLVAGWDGQRLSLEVNGTLYQRERTGNPRTTHGRLQFGQFAGAIEDVRIENPAGASTAEAFWPFDGDLEDVSGHGHHGTAAGATFVPGQVGQALGSLAEPLRVPDSPALQIAPGFHLDCRVYFEEVPRGMPTIVGKEGEFMLRVDPPNEGSDLAFFVNLGGWEPRVRTQVPIRAREWYRIIVHWDGMTLSMDVNGTQTYISRRGLCRPTSSPLTIGGPGMLVDEVRIDNPRQPTVRVVHVTQERAILRAGTPEILTAVVQNLSQAVPGVSIRLEVPDTVRCLDDITHELGTLAPGATETVQWQIVADQETNDEAVIRLTAEGASSVIVRRPLVFLPPDDDEAMRKARMDPPSHGGRTWYIDSVDGDNANTGLAEAQPWKDFSKINGITLGPGDRVLLKRGSIFTEELSVSADGAPDNWAVIGAYGEGPRPIIRRNWDIGDRCVLLKDPDWLRVSSLVVCYAGKGMIAHYTEPGHSGLLIEDCIAHHIEGLYRPNAHGIPEWLDRSGARGDALSTSAGFGLSGAPAQGIVMRDCEMFQTSSGFFVVGDDIVLDRLYCHDNYVLNTSPHPFLVRIRRTYLQNSVFDAAGYHASAGTMGIMLGDPRGLIIRNCTWRNQPDSGSHDEGGIDFENSGDGCLIDHCTFQNNAGAAIEMLGLRSPQTRNVEIANSRFFTNNTALKLGPAEIFIWGRSPDPDICCSTGVVRDNGYVLLPGVEFFINEAPKTTRWELRDNTRYDTIAEADRAMPHNAAPEVDAGPDISTDATSVHLRGSVRDDRRSGPDPLRVRWEVLEAAGTVTFQDPTAAETDAAFSSPGDYLLRLVADDGELWLSDMVTVHVLQPGKAVAKAWEFNAPLDKEGWSEANLGTQFREWAHPNWSTTSHPVKYVAGGYYLVAMENSTDAHLMSADDLAVDLTGNAHITIRFQNHTPATRMRFRFTTNRAPVWQDANSKTFAVVPNDTAPRVYTVDMSDVAGWTGKLKQLRLDFSDGAELTGTCRIDYIWVGSN
- a CDS encoding PilT/PilU family type 4a pilus ATPase, with amino-acid sequence MQMWEDVMRAGAEVKASDIFWKPGGAPRAKIKGVVELAPGGPWPDIEPEDTEFIAKSLMLREGDWERFLDFPEKDIGKTIEGVCRLRINIYRERGNVCSVMRIIPLEILTCDELDHPPVLKDIAMRPQGMILVTGPTGCGKSTTLAAMIDHINRNRKANIITVEDPIEYVHKDRNSIVSQREVGIDTREFQDALKYAMRQAPDVILIGEMRDVTTMGVAMQAAETGHLVFSTVHTTSAAETLERIVNMFPPHDKQQICMRLSRTLQGVISQALVPRKEGTGRIAAMEIMVVTPTIQKFIEEGKPSEMYDAIVEGSHWGMMTKNQSLLYLYRDGIISADTAMFYAGNRTEMRQMIRRLDGERADAEAAARKKAEEEARLRRARQRAAGPVRPGQPGGGTEDGAPPPPPPSSE
- a CDS encoding type IV pilus twitching motility protein PilT, whose translation is MLDYTLRDLFAMMPELNASDLHIRAFEPPIMRVHGDLQRLDHLAVMTPDDTRELMYGIMSDAQRERFEESWVLDMAYEMEGIARFRVNVFYQQHAVGAVMRMIPIKIQTIDELGLPQVLKEFAMLPRGLVLVTGPTGSGKSTTLAAMVDHINRNRRAHIVTIEDPIEFVHEDNMCAVEQREVGQDTTSFNEALRHVMRATPDVILVGEMRDLETIQLAITAAETGHLVFGTLHTTDAMQTVDRAVDVFPPQQQQQIRTQLSVTLAGVVCQTLLPRKEGGGRIPGFEVMKGTPAIHAVIREGKTHMLYNLILAGAEDSMVCLDQYLADLVKNEYVSFEAALAKSSYPNEFTKRCGEYAVIPEDEDLPLVGYADEPPQAPEGGYVHGQPQTGQ